A window from Cydia pomonella isolate Wapato2018A chromosome 8, ilCydPomo1, whole genome shotgun sequence encodes these proteins:
- the LOC133520313 gene encoding uncharacterized protein LOC133520313 gives MTNEKKASWRCPACRVAPQSPQISQEASLADLFAEVKISRASIEAKIDNVQLQVTDLNNKWSSLESRLASMEERISNTEDKIETLSTLPPQIKELQEHVTCLKKENNDRDQFGRLNNVEITGVPLRSGENLRTIFHNICTKVGFALDQSDIDCIHRIRVFSTEAKQQNLRPPSIIVRFTRRARRDELLAAARARRGITTADAGLDGPSINVYLNEHLTPANKLLLKRAREVKSELNYAYVWVKECKIFLRKNDTSRVIRIVSESDLLKLK, from the coding sequence ATGACCAATGAGAAAAAAGCATCCTGGCGATGCCCCGCGTGCCGAGTGGCCCCGCAATCGCCCCAAATTTCTCAGGAGGCCTCTTTAGCTGACTTGTTTGCCGAAGTAAAAATTTCGAGAGCTTCAATTGAGGCCAAAATAGATAATGTTCAGCTGCAAGTCACTGATTTGAACAACAAGTGGAGCAGCTTGGAGTCGCGCCTGGCTAGTATGGAGGAGAGAATTTCGAATACAGAGGATAAAATAGAGACCCTTTCGACTTTGCCGCCGCAAATTAAAGAGTTACAGGAACACGTTACATGCCTCAAAAAGGAAAATAATGATCGTGATCAGTTTGGAAGGCTAAATAACGTGGAGATCACCGGTGTTCCGTTACGTTCAGGGGAAAATCTGCGTACCATATTTCACAATATATGTACCAAGGTCGGCTTTGCCCTTGACCAATCGGACATCGATTGTATTCATCGGATTAGAGTTTTCTCTACGGAAGCAAAGCAGCAAAATCTTCGTCCACCCTCGATTATCGTCCGCTTTACCCGGCGGGCGCGCAGGGACGAGTTGCTGGCGGCGGCCCGCGCCCGCCGTGGCATCACCACGGCTGACGCCGGCTTGGACGGTCCATCGATCAACGTTTACTTGAACGAGCACCTGACGCCCGCTAATAAGTTGTTGTTAAAGCGTGCACGCGAAGTAAAATCTGAGCTGAACTATGCTTATGTGTGGGTGAAAGAATGCAAGATTTTTTTGCGTAAAAATGACACTTCGAGGGTTATACGTATCGTCTCCGAATCCGACCTGTTAAAACTTAAATGA